From one Terriglobales bacterium genomic stretch:
- the rpsJ gene encoding 30S ribosomal protein S10 produces the protein MVGQRIRIRLKAYDYRILDQSTGEIVETARRTGAQVAGPIPLPTVKNKYCVLRSPHVDKKSREQFEIRTHKRLLDILEPTQQTVDALMKLDLPAGVDVEIKAFDKAHK, from the coding sequence ATGGTAGGACAACGAATTCGTATTCGACTGAAGGCTTACGATTACCGCATTCTGGACCAATCCACGGGCGAGATCGTAGAAACCGCGAGACGCACGGGCGCCCAGGTGGCAGGACCGATTCCACTGCCCACGGTGAAAAACAAATACTGCGTGCTGCGTTCCCCGCACGTAGACAAGAAATCACGGGAGCAGTTCGAGATCCGTACGCACAAGCGCTTGCTCGATATCCTCGAGCCCACGCAGCAGACGGTGGATGCGCTGATGAAACTCGACCTGCCCGCGGGCGTGGATGTGGAGATCAAGGCCTTCGATAAGGCGCATAAGTAA